In the genome of Rhodamnia argentea isolate NSW1041297 chromosome 3, ASM2092103v1, whole genome shotgun sequence, one region contains:
- the LOC115746531 gene encoding aquaporin PIP1-2 produces the protein MEGKEEDVRVGANKFPERQPIGTSAQSDKDYNEPPPAPLFEPGELSSWSFYRAGIAEFVATFLFLYITILTVMGFFKSPSKCATVGVQGIAWAFGGMIFALVYCTAGISGGHINPAVTFGLFLARKLSLTRAVFYIIMQCLGAICGAGVVKGFMGHKQYELLGGGANFVSHGYTKGDGLGAEIVGTFVLVYTVFSATDAKRNARDSHVPILAPLPIGFAVFLVHLATIPITGTGINPARSLGAAIIFDKDRAWDDQWIFWVGPFIGAALAAVYHQIIIRAIPFKARA, from the exons ATGGAGGGCAAAGAAGAGGACGTGAGAGTGGGAGCCAACAAGTTCCCGGAGAGGCAGCCCATTGGGACGTCCGCGCAGTCGGACAAGGACTACAATGAGCCACCCCCAGCACCATTGTTTGAGCCTGGGGAGCTTTCGTCGTGGTCCTTCTACAGGGCTGGGATTGCTGAGTTCGTGGCCACTTTCTTGTTCCTCTACATCACCATCCTCACCGTCATGGGCTTCTTCAAGAGCCCCTCCAAGTGCGCCACCGTGGGCGTCCAGGGCATTGCCTGGGCCTTCGGGGGCATGATCTTCGCCCTTGTCTACTGCACCGCTGGTATCTCTG GTGGACACATCAACCCAGCAGTGACCTTTGGGCTGTTCCTGGCCAGGAAGCTGTCCCTGACCAGGGCAGTGTTCTACATCATTATGCAGTGCCTTGGGGCCATCTGTGGTGCTGGGGTGGTGAAGGGCTTCATGGGCCACAAGCAGTATGAGCTTCTGGGTGGTGGCGCCAACTTTGTGAGCCATGGCTACACCAAGGGTGACGGCCTCGGTGCTGAAATCGTGGGCACTTTTGTCCTGGTCTACACAGTGTTCTCTGCCACTGATGCCAAGAGGAATGCCAGAGATTCTCATGTCCCT ATCTTGGCTCCTCTTCCAATTGGGTTTGCAGTGTTCTTGGTTCACTTGGCCACGATCCCCATCACCGGAACTGGCATTAACCCGGCAAGGAGCCTTGGAGCTGCCATCATCTTCGACAAGGACCGTGCCTGGGACGACCAA TGGATCTTCTGGGTTGGACCCTTCATTGGAGCTGCACTAGCTGCTGTCTACCACCAGATAATCATCAGAGCCATCCCCTTCAAAGCCAGGGCCTGA